A genomic region of Xiphophorus couchianus chromosome 9, X_couchianus-1.0, whole genome shotgun sequence contains the following coding sequences:
- the reps2 gene encoding ralBP1-associated Eps domain-containing protein 2, with amino-acid sequence MDQESAAASGASLISLTEHEQRYYSGLRALCQADAPGKLSSSKVAELFKASQLPPESLHKVTEVCGAKHLGYFGTAQFYIALKLLAAAQSGLPVRLESVAGNLPLPRFAGLKNEPEMRYAAAPPASDPQGAPLGSVAWNAADRSSFRHLEANTDKKPEPWSPPRSPCGSPPRSPLTYRSYPYSKQRNGVDAQIPYDGKLSSRSIVQPEQHSSPGHYVNKPAAEHPAVAQASSAERLNQPATLSYSDDDPWRITAEQLDYYTNQFKILQPDLGALILGAVAKNFFTKSKLPIPELSHIWELSDVDRDGALTFTEFCIAFHLIVARKNGYPLPESLPPTLQPAPAQHPEERFPDTPESSEPLIVFEDAKLRSCQVVKDPNSVARLDPTLASRKQDLQEESLNQDGSVTRLGSSREKPALQLGAFPEKPEPHQDLDPQTRTKTRQRSYSSTSIDDAIKKAEEPPTPPPRPQKTHSRASSLDLNKLFQQGAPGVKSGWLLPPPALPPRPSASQVPHFLKVSEQASQSKVQQPNFADFSHFREEEESGVKREELGPASRFGLSSEDLGSTSQQDVSGTPHGQVPQKPIRRKYHPESQSLETGAPPPAMPFLPPAKTSQKLLSRQKREIQMAIRKNRETNAVLRRLNSELQQQLKVVHQERVTLESQLELLRPLAST; translated from the exons ATGGATCAGGAATCCGCTGCGGCGTCTGGGGCCAGTTTGATCTCCCTGACCGAACACGAGCAGAGGTATTACTCAGGTCTCCGCGCTCTGTGCCAGGCTGACGCTCCGGGAAAGCTGTCGTCCAGCAAAGTGGCGGAGCTGTTCAAGGCGTCTCAGCTGCCTCCAGAATCCCTGCATAAA GTGACTGAGGTGTGTGGCGCGAAGCACCTGGGTTACTTCGGTACAGCCCAGTTCTACATCGCCCTGAAGCTGCTGGCGGCCGCCCAGTCCGGCCTGCCCGTCCGCCTGGAGAGCGTAGCCGGCA ATCTGCCTCTCCCCAGATTCGCCGGGCTTAAGAATGAGCCGGAGATGCGATACGCCGCGGCGCCTCCCGCCTCCGACCCCCAGGGGGCGCCGCTTGGTTCTGTGGCCTGGAACGCTGCGGACAGGAGCTCCTTCAGACACCTGGAGGCCAACACTGACAAGAAGCCT GAGCCGTGGTCTCCACCTCGATCGCCGTGCGGCTCGCCGCCTCGCTCTCCTCTGACGTATCGCAGCTACCCGTACTCAAAGCAGAGGAACGGTGTGGACGCACAGATCC CCTACGACGGCAAACTCTCCTCGCGGTCGATCGTTCAGCCGGAGCAGCACTCCTCGCCCGGCCACTATGTGAACAAACCCGCTGCAGAACATCCAGCTGTGGCTCAG GCTTCTTCTGCAGAGAGGCTCAACCAGCCGGCCACGCTGAGCTACTCCGACGACGACCCTTGGAGGATCACTGCGGAACAGTTGGACTATTACACCAACCAGTTTAAAATCCTCCAGCCCGACCTGGGGGCTCTAATCTTGG gagctGTAGCGAAGAACTTCTTCACTAAATCCAAGCTGCCTATCCCGGAGCTCTCCCACATTTG GGAGCTGAGCGATGTGGATCGGGACGGAGCGCTGACCTTCACCGAGTTCTGCATAGCCTTTCACCTGATTGTGGCCCGGAAGAACGGCTACCCGCTCCCGGAGAGCCTTCCCCCGACCCTGCAGCCGGCGCCGGCTCAGCACCCAGAGGAGCGGTTCCCCGACACTCCCGAG AGTTCGGAGCCTCTGATTGTCTTCGAGGATGCGAAACTGAGGTCCTGTCAGGTGGTAAAg GATCCAAACAGCGTAGCAAGGCTTGACCCAACCCTGGCCTCAAGGAAACAAGATCTGCAAGAGGAATCCCTTAATCAAG ACGGGAGCGTGACGCGTTTGGGGTCGTCTCGAGAGAAACCCGCTCTACAGCTGGGAGCGTTTCCTGAGAAGCCGG AGCCGCATCAGGATTTAGACCCGCagacaagaacaaaaacaagacaaag GTCATACTCCAGCACTTCCATCGACGACGCCATAAAGAAGGCGGAGGAGCCGCCCACGCCTCCGCCCCGCCCTCAGAAGACCCACTCCAGGGCTTCCTCGCTGGACCTCAACAAGCTCTTCCAGCAGGGCGCTCCAG gggtgAAAAGCGGATGGCTGCTGCCTCCTCCTGCTCTGCCTCCCAGACCATCGGCCTCGCAG GTTCCTCATTTCCTCAAGGTGTCAGAGCAAGCTTCCCAGAGCAAAGTTCAGCAGCCGAACTTCGCTGACTTCAGTCACTTCAGAGAAGAG GAGGAGAGCGGCGTGAAGCGGGAAGAGCTGGGTCCGGCCTCCAGGTTTGGACTGAGTTCTGAAGACCTGGGAAGCACTTCCCAACAG gacGTCTCCGGCACGCCTCACGGTCAGGTGCCACAAAAGCCGATTCGGAGGAAGTACCACCCGGAGAGCCAGAGCCTGGAGACCGGAGCTCCGCCTCCTGCCATGCCGTTCCTACCGCCTGCCAAAACCAGCCAAAA GCTGCTGTCCCGACAGAAGAGAGAAATCCAGATGGCGATCCGTAAGAACCGGGAGACCAACGCCGTGCTGCGGCGCCTCAACAGcgagctccagcagcagctgaag